In one Balaenoptera musculus isolate JJ_BM4_2016_0621 chromosome 2, mBalMus1.pri.v3, whole genome shotgun sequence genomic region, the following are encoded:
- the LOC118890696 gene encoding disintegrin and metalloproteinase domain-containing protein 20-like, whose translation MAVGEALVHIRVTLLLLSFGVSLFISDHSQTRASQHFSSPELVIPLKVTGRGRNAKAPGWLSYSLRFGGQRHIAHMRVKKFLVSRHLPVFTYTDQRALRQDQPFVPDDCYYHGYVEGVPKSLVALSTCSGGFRGILQINDLAYEIEPVRFSATFEHLVYKIDIDDTQFPPMRCGLTEEEIARQLELQELHNFTLMQSSYTGWWTHLRFLELVVVVDNLRFIHSESNVSVVQREILDVVNVIGSLYHSLELDVILTGLEVWTEGNPVPIDNIDKLLEDFAVWKYFNLDDRLSHDAAHLFIKKSFGIKLGLAYVGGICQRPFNSGVNVFEDESLYAFAIVVTHELGHNLGMQHDTEWCVCELQWCIMFPAREVTNKFSNCSYAEYWDNLISNGLCLYSPPHPGNIFRLKYCGNLVVEEGEECDCGTIEQCINDPCCLLNCTLKPGAACAFGLCCKDCKVMSSGTLCRKQISECDLPEWCNGTSHQCPEDVYVQDGIPCSDGAYCYQKSCNNHDEQCREIFGKDARSAPQSCYKEINTQGNRFGHCGIKDTQYVKCASPDILCGRVQCENVGVIPNLIEHSTVHQLHFNDTTCWGTDYHIGMSISDIGQVKDGTMCGPGKICIHNKCVSMVHVPQACQPETCHMKGICNNKQQCHCNPGWAPPYCEHQGNGGSNSSGPPFNPQAEETGLKKGNQPLLWFIPLTCLFLCCILVLCKKHKKKKEAETMEEKETEEEEGD comes from the coding sequence ATGGCAGTGGGTGAGGCCCTGGTGCACATCAGAGTCACTCTTCTGCTGCTCTCATTTGGAGTGTCTTTGTTCATTTCTGACCACTCTCAAACCAGGGCCTCCCAGCACTTCTCCTCTCCAGAACTGGTGATCCCCTTGAAGGTGACTGGCAGGGGCAGAAATGCAAAGGCTCCAGGCTGGCTCTCCTACAGCCTGCGGTTTGGGGGCCAGAGACACATTGCCCACATGAGGGTCAAGAAGTTCTTGGTTTCCAGACACCTCCCAGTGTTCACCTACACAGACCAGCGTGCCCTCCGCCAGGATCAACCTTTTGTTCCTGATGACTGCTACTATCATGGTTATGTGGAGGGGGTTCCCAAGTCCCTGGTTGCCCTCAGTACTTGTTCTGGAGGTTTTCGGGGAATACTACAGATAAATGATCTTGCTTATGAAATTGAACCAGTTAGGTTTTCTGCCACATTTGAACACCTGGTGTATAAGATAGACATTGATGATACACAGTTCCCACCTATGAGATGTGGgttaacagaagaggaaatagcaCGCCAGTTGGAGTTGCAAGAGTTGCATAATTTCACTCTGATGCAAAGTTCTTACACAGGCTGGTGGACCCACTTGCGTTTTCTTGAGTTGGTAGTGGTTGTGGACAATCTTCGATTCATTCACTCGGAAAGTAATGTGTCAGTAGTGCAGCGTGAAATACTTGATGTTGTCAATGTAATAGGTAGCTTGTATCACTCTTTGGAACTTGATGTAATTTTAACTGGGCTTGAAGTCTGGACTGAAGGAAACCCAGTTCCCATCGATAACATAGATAAGCTTTTGGAGGATTTTGCTGTTTGGAAGTATTTTAACCTTGATGACCGACTGTCACATGATGCGGCCCATCTTTtcataaaaaaatcatttggcaTAAAGCTTGGACTTGCCTATGTTGGTGGAATATGCCAGCGTCCTTTTAATAGTGGAGTTAATGTTTTTGAAGACGAGAGTCTGTATGCTTTTGCAATTGTTGTGACCCATGAACTTGGTCATAATTTAGGTATGCAGCATGATActgaatggtgtgtgtgtgaactTCAGTGGTGCATAATGTTTCCTGCCAGAGAGGTGACAAATAAATTCAGCAACTGCAGTTATGCCGAGTATTGGGACAATCTTATCAGTAATGGATTATGTCTTTACTCTCCTCCACATCCAGGGAATATCTTTAGGCTGAAGTATTGTGGGAACCTAGTGGTCGAAGAAGGAGAGGAGTGTGACTGTGGAACCATAGAACAGTGCATAAATGATCCCTGCTGTCTGTTGAATTGCACTCTGAAGCCTGGAGCTGCTTGTGCTTTCGGGCTTTGTTGTAAAGACTGCAAGGTCATGTCATCAGGGACTTTGtgcagaaaacagatcagtgaatGTGACCTTCCGGAGTGGTGCAATGGGACATCCCATCAGTGCCCAGAAGATGTATATGTGCAGGATGGGATTCCCTGTAGTGATGGTGCCTACTGCTATCAAAAGAGCTGTAATAACCATGATGAACAGTGCAGGGAGATATTTGGCAAAGATGCAAGGAGTGCACCTCAGAGTTGCTACAAAGAAATCAACACCCAAGGAAATCGATTTGGTCACTGTGGTATCAAAGACACACAATACGTAAAATGTGCATCCCCTGATATCCTGTGTGGGAGAGTTCAGTGTGAAAATGTGGGAGTAATTCCTAATCTGATAGAACATTCCACAGTGCATCAGCTTCACTTCAATGACACCACTTGTTGGGGCACTGATTATCATATAGGGATGTCCATATCTGATATTGGTCAAGTGAAAGACGGCACAATGTGTGGTCCAGGAAAGATATGTATCCACAACAAGTGTGTCAGTATGGTTCACGTGCCACAAGCCTGTCAGCCTGAGACCTGCCACATGAAGGGGATCTGCAATAATAAACAACAATGTCACTGCAATCCTGGATGGGCACCTCCCTACTGCGAACACCAAGGCAATGGAGGTAGTAATAGTAGTGGCCCACCTTTTAATCCCCAAGCAGAAGAGACAGGACTGAAGAAGGGAAACCAGCCATTATTGTGGTTCATTCCtttgacttgtttatttttatgttgcaTCCTTGTGCTTTgtaagaaacataaaaagaagaaggaggcagaaacgatggaagaaaaagagactgaggaggaagagggtgaCTAA